In a single window of the Bradyrhizobium sp. ORS 285 genome:
- a CDS encoding ornithine carbamoyltransferase, with the protein MRAQELGACWQARAMPQALTGRRIALVVDDGGWRNTTAFDLGVQAMGGVCVHAPLRLNATEAVEDLAAYLDNWFDAVVCRTPELEMLYALSHWAQAPVVNARTRQNHPCETLGDLAFLWHRRGAIEGLKFAVVAPAANILGSWIEAAQVLPIDVVQVYPARWHAQGESPRFHVTTDLAALQDADVIITDCWPSDDEADALEDYQITAALLDGLRPDLEFLPCPPVTRGHEVSEDAMRHPACRAAQAKAFLLHAQNAALEWVFGMP; encoded by the coding sequence GTGCGCGCGCAGGAGCTCGGCGCGTGCTGGCAGGCGCGCGCGATGCCGCAAGCCCTCACAGGCCGGCGCATCGCGCTCGTGGTCGACGATGGCGGCTGGCGCAACACCACCGCCTTCGATCTCGGCGTGCAGGCGATGGGCGGCGTCTGCGTGCACGCGCCGCTCCGCCTCAACGCCACGGAGGCGGTCGAGGATCTCGCCGCCTATCTCGACAACTGGTTCGATGCGGTGGTCTGCCGCACGCCCGAGCTCGAGATGCTCTATGCCTTGTCGCACTGGGCGCAGGCGCCGGTGGTCAACGCGCGCACGCGGCAGAACCATCCTTGCGAGACGCTCGGCGATCTCGCCTTCCTGTGGCATCGCCGCGGCGCGATCGAGGGATTGAAGTTCGCCGTGGTCGCGCCGGCCGCGAACATCCTGGGCTCGTGGATCGAGGCCGCGCAGGTGCTTCCGATCGACGTGGTCCAGGTCTATCCGGCGCGATGGCATGCGCAGGGCGAGTCACCGCGCTTTCACGTCACGACCGATCTCGCCGCCTTGCAGGACGCCGACGTGATCATCACGGATTGCTGGCCGAGCGACGACGAAGCCGATGCGTTAGAGGACTATCAGATCACGGCCGCGCTCCTGGACGGTCTCCGGCCGGATCTGGAGTTCCTGCCCTGCCCGCCCGTGACCCGGGGGCACGAGGTCTCCGAGGACGCGATGCGGCATCCCGCCTGTCGCGCGGCGCAAGCCAAGGCGTTTCTGCTTCACGCACAGAATGCCGCGCTCGAATGGGTGTTCGGCATGCCCTGA
- a CDS encoding Crp/Fnr family transcriptional regulator, producing MENRLLARVPAEEFAFLRPHLQKTHLNYMQILSEPDEPITQIYFPINGVLSMVNEPDDGDIVEFATVGNEGMAGVPILLGSPTMPSRVLVQVPGSGLRMGAAELLTELKRMPVFHVRLMRYVMALLNQVAQSASCNRLHPVQERCARWLLQTHDRVEGESFMLTQEFLSQMLGVHRPTVTIAARMLQQAGLIRYHRGQVEVLDRDGLQAAACPCYRLIDDQYRRLLEQD from the coding sequence ATGGAGAACCGCCTGCTCGCCCGTGTTCCCGCCGAGGAGTTCGCGTTTCTACGGCCACATCTGCAGAAGACGCATTTGAACTACATGCAGATCTTGTCGGAGCCGGACGAGCCGATCACGCAGATCTACTTCCCGATCAACGGCGTCCTGTCGATGGTCAACGAGCCTGACGACGGCGACATCGTCGAGTTCGCCACCGTCGGCAATGAAGGCATGGCCGGGGTGCCGATCCTGCTCGGCAGTCCGACGATGCCGAGCCGCGTGCTGGTGCAGGTGCCGGGCTCCGGCCTGCGCATGGGCGCGGCCGAGCTGCTGACCGAGCTGAAGCGCATGCCGGTGTTTCACGTGCGGCTGATGCGTTACGTGATGGCGCTCTTGAACCAGGTCGCGCAGTCGGCGTCGTGCAATCGGCTGCATCCCGTGCAGGAGCGGTGCGCGCGCTGGCTGCTTCAAACCCATGATCGCGTCGAGGGCGAAAGCTTCATGCTGACCCAGGAGTTTCTCAGCCAGATGCTCGGCGTCCACCGGCCGACCGTGACGATCGCCGCGCGCATGCTGCAGCAGGCCGGCCTCATCCGCTACCATCGCGGCCAGGTCGAGGTTCTCGACCGGGATGGTCTGCAAGCCGCAGCATGTCCCTGCTACCGCCTGATTGATGACCAGTATCGGCGACTGCTGGAACAGGACTGA
- a CDS encoding HAD hydrolase-like protein, translated as MSHSVLLDLDGTLIDSQPGIAASTAAALRALGHTPDDTLDIASVIGPPLQDMLRIILQRYDDDRVDEAVIAYREHYGAEGLFASTLYPGIREALQEMHGAGRRLYLATSKRELFARRILEHLGLDSLFTAIHGSVPSGALDHKPELLAHILTERNIAARDGLMVGDRRHDIAGAHAVGMRSLGVLWGYGGRDELETAGADRVVESPFDLARTVASMLTQ; from the coding sequence ATGTCCCATTCGGTCCTGCTCGACCTCGACGGCACCCTGATCGACTCGCAGCCCGGTATCGCCGCGAGCACGGCGGCGGCGCTGCGTGCCCTCGGGCACACGCCGGACGACACGCTCGACATTGCAAGCGTCATCGGACCGCCGCTGCAGGACATGCTGCGTATCATCCTGCAGCGCTATGACGATGATCGGGTCGATGAAGCCGTGATCGCCTATCGCGAGCACTATGGCGCGGAAGGTCTGTTCGCCAGCACGCTCTATCCCGGCATCCGCGAGGCATTGCAGGAGATGCACGGCGCCGGACGACGGCTCTATCTGGCGACATCCAAACGCGAGCTGTTCGCGCGCCGCATCCTGGAGCATCTCGGGCTGGACTCGTTGTTCACGGCCATTCATGGCTCGGTGCCGTCAGGCGCGTTGGACCATAAGCCCGAGCTGCTCGCGCATATTCTCACGGAACGGAATATCGCTGCGCGCGACGGTCTGATGGTCGGTGATCGCCGTCACGACATTGCCGGCGCGCATGCGGTGGGCATGCGCAGCCTCGGCGTGCTCTGGGGCTATGGCGGCCGCGATGAGTTGGAGACGGCCGGCGCGGACCGCGTGGTGGAAAGTCCCTTTGATCTTGCACGCACGGTTGCGTCGATGCTGACCCAATAG
- a CDS encoding nitroreductase has product MEFDDVILGRRSIRGYKPDPVPRALIEEIIQLAMRAPSSMNSQPWNFYVITGEPLNRIRAGNTERMVAGVPQSREFRIGEPFAGHHRERQVQVAKQLFSAMGIAREDKDKRQDWVLRGFRQFDAPVCIIVTYDRVLAGSDDTPFDCGAVTNALVNAAWSRGLGAVINSQGIMQSPVVREHAGIAADQVIMKSIALGWPDHDFPANAVISERKSVKDATVFVGFDE; this is encoded by the coding sequence ATGGAATTCGACGACGTCATCCTCGGACGCCGCAGCATTCGCGGCTACAAGCCTGATCCGGTGCCGCGCGCGCTGATCGAGGAAATCATACAACTCGCGATGCGCGCGCCGTCGTCGATGAACAGCCAGCCCTGGAATTTCTACGTCATCACCGGCGAGCCGCTCAACCGCATCCGCGCCGGCAACACCGAGCGCATGGTCGCCGGCGTCCCGCAATCGCGCGAATTCCGCATCGGCGAGCCGTTCGCAGGCCATCATCGCGAGCGCCAGGTGCAGGTCGCCAAGCAATTGTTCTCCGCCATGGGCATCGCGCGCGAGGACAAGGACAAGCGCCAGGATTGGGTGCTGCGCGGCTTCCGCCAGTTCGACGCCCCGGTCTGCATCATCGTCACTTACGACCGCGTCCTCGCCGGCAGCGACGACACGCCGTTCGATTGCGGTGCGGTCACCAACGCGCTGGTCAACGCCGCCTGGTCTCGCGGCCTCGGCGCCGTCATCAACAGCCAGGGCATCATGCAGTCGCCCGTCGTCCGCGAGCACGCCGGCATCGCCGCCGACCAGGTCATCATGAAGAGCATCGCGCTCGGCTGGCCGGATCATGATTTCCCGGCGAATGCCGTGATCTCGGAACGCAAGTCGGTGAAGGACGCGACGGTGTTCGTGGGGTTCGACGAGTAG
- a CDS encoding IS110 family transposase, translating to MQILTFGAPTAANIGTIFAAIELSQKTWLITVHSPDQGRMSRYKLEGGDHAGLLALIAKIRVRAAQKLGSEPRVASCYEAGYDGFWLHRLLVAAGIDNLVFDPASIAVEQRARRAKTDRIDGELLLRTLMALLRGEPRVVRIVRVPTVEQEDARRISRERDRLVTEQTAHTNRIKALLRLSGLQVGNPRRRNWLTWLEQQRDWQDQPLPPHVMAEVKREHARLMLVREQLAALEQSQDTTQASAVPARMATRREQLQRLKGVGPAFATTLAGELFYKEFRNRREVASYCGLTPSPWKSGGIDREQGISKAGNPHVRQKAIELTWLWILHQPDSALSRWFRARTLNAGKRARRIAIVALARKLIVALWRYLETGLVPEDALMKA from the coding sequence ATGCAGATATTGACTTTTGGCGCGCCCACCGCGGCAAACATTGGCACAATTTTCGCTGCGATTGAACTCAGTCAGAAGACCTGGCTGATCACGGTGCACAGTCCCGATCAGGGGCGCATGTCGCGCTACAAGCTGGAGGGCGGCGATCACGCCGGGCTGCTAGCGTTGATCGCCAAGATCCGGGTCCGAGCGGCGCAGAAGCTCGGATCGGAGCCGCGCGTGGCGAGTTGCTACGAGGCCGGCTATGACGGCTTCTGGCTGCACCGGCTGCTGGTGGCGGCTGGGATCGACAATCTGGTGTTCGACCCGGCCAGCATCGCGGTCGAGCAGCGGGCGCGGCGGGCGAAGACCGACCGGATCGACGGCGAGTTGCTGCTGCGGACGCTGATGGCCCTTTTGCGCGGAGAGCCGCGGGTAGTCCGGATCGTCCGGGTGCCGACAGTCGAGCAGGAGGACGCCCGGCGGATCAGCCGCGAGCGCGACCGATTGGTCACCGAGCAGACTGCCCATACCAACCGGATCAAGGCGCTGCTGCGGCTGTCCGGGCTTCAGGTCGGCAACCCGCGCCGCCGCAACTGGCTCACCTGGCTGGAGCAACAGCGTGACTGGCAGGACCAGCCGCTGCCGCCCCATGTCATGGCCGAGGTCAAGCGCGAGCACGCGCGTCTGATGCTGGTGCGCGAGCAGCTCGCGGCGTTGGAGCAGAGCCAGGATACGACGCAGGCCTCTGCCGTTCCCGCGAGAATGGCCACGCGGCGGGAGCAGCTGCAGCGGCTCAAGGGTGTCGGACCGGCGTTTGCCACCACCCTGGCCGGCGAGCTGTTCTACAAGGAGTTCCGCAACCGGCGCGAGGTCGCGAGCTATTGCGGCCTGACGCCGAGCCCATGGAAGAGCGGCGGCATCGATCGCGAGCAGGGCATCAGCAAGGCGGGCAATCCGCACGTCCGTCAGAAGGCGATCGAGCTGACCTGGCTCTGGATCCTTCATCAGCCGGACAGCGCGCTCAGCCGATGGTTCAGGGCCCGCACGCTCAACGCCGGCAAGCGTGCCAGGCGCATCGCAATCGTGGCCCTGGCGCGCAAGCTCATCGTGGCGCTGTGGCGCTATCTCGAGACCGGCCTGGTGCCTGAGGACGCGCTGATGAAGGCCTAA
- a CDS encoding phosphoribosylaminoimidazolesuccinocarboxamide synthase: MTTLLASNLPLPKIGRGKVRDIYAVGDDRVLLLTTDRISAFDVVMNETIPMKGAVLTQISAYWFNALEGVVHHHMISADTDAIIAEVPALAPHREEILGRAMLCKRTTVFPIECVIRGYLSGSAWKEYAASGTLAGEQLPAGLVESQKLEPAIFSPATKAETGHDENITIARMREVVGDDTAYTLESMTRAVYTLGEELAREQGIIIADTKFEFGRDKDGHIILIDEVMTPDSSRFWAVDAYQPGQPQPSFDKQPLRDYLDSERKAGRWNGEAPPPPLPRSVVDATSQRYLEAFRRVTGSELKV; this comes from the coding sequence ATGACCACGCTTCTCGCCAGCAATCTGCCGCTCCCGAAGATCGGCCGCGGCAAGGTCCGCGACATCTATGCCGTCGGCGACGACCGCGTGCTGCTCTTGACCACCGACCGCATCTCGGCCTTCGACGTCGTGATGAACGAGACCATCCCGATGAAGGGCGCGGTGCTGACGCAGATCTCGGCCTACTGGTTCAACGCGCTCGAAGGCGTCGTGCATCACCACATGATCTCGGCTGATACCGATGCGATCATCGCCGAGGTGCCGGCCCTCGCACCACATCGCGAGGAGATTCTGGGACGCGCGATGCTGTGCAAGCGCACCACGGTGTTTCCGATCGAATGCGTGATCCGCGGCTATCTCTCCGGCTCGGCCTGGAAGGAATACGCGGCAAGCGGCACGCTCGCCGGCGAGCAGTTGCCCGCAGGCCTCGTCGAGAGCCAGAAGCTCGAGCCCGCGATCTTCAGCCCGGCAACCAAGGCCGAGACCGGCCATGACGAGAACATCACCATCGCGCGGATGCGCGAGGTGGTCGGTGACGACACGGCGTACACATTGGAGAGCATGACGCGCGCGGTCTACACGCTCGGCGAAGAGCTCGCGCGCGAGCAGGGCATCATCATCGCCGACACCAAGTTCGAGTTCGGCCGCGACAAGGATGGCCACATCATCCTGATCGACGAGGTGATGACGCCGGACAGTTCGCGTTTCTGGGCCGTCGATGCCTATCAGCCGGGCCAGCCGCAGCCGAGCTTCGACAAGCAGCCGCTGCGCGACTATCTCGATTCCGAGCGCAAGGCCGGCCGCTGGAACGGCGAAGCCCCGCCCCCGCCATTGCCTCGAAGCGTGGTCGATGCGACCAGCCAGCGCTATCTCGAGGCGTTCCGGCGGGTGACGGGTAGCGAGTTGAAGGTCTGA
- a CDS encoding pirin family protein translates to MSWQPSIDPEFGDPTSCDALEHVIVPRTRDLGDGFAVRRALPHGRRQMVGPFIFFDHFGPVQFVSGKGMDVRPHPHIGLATVTYLFDGAIMHRDSEGNVQEIQPGAMNLMTAGRGIAHSERTPDLQRQNGQQMLGLQSWIALPVESEEIAPSFQHYAAGALPTVSDTGFSARVIAGKAFGKASPVTMVSPWFYVEVTAQAGTVVPLDPDHEERAIYIVDGEIEIARERHEGPRLLIFRPGDAISVRTIKPTRMMFLGGDALEGPRHVWWNFVSSSKERIEQAKQDWKTGRFAAVPQEHEFIPLPE, encoded by the coding sequence ATGAGCTGGCAGCCTTCGATCGATCCCGAATTCGGCGATCCCACCTCCTGCGATGCGCTGGAGCACGTCATCGTGCCGCGGACCCGCGATCTCGGCGACGGTTTTGCCGTGCGCCGCGCGCTGCCGCATGGGCGCAGGCAGATGGTCGGGCCGTTCATCTTCTTCGATCATTTCGGCCCGGTGCAGTTCGTCTCCGGCAAGGGCATGGACGTGCGGCCGCATCCGCATATCGGCCTGGCCACCGTCACCTATCTGTTCGACGGCGCCATCATGCATCGCGACAGCGAGGGCAACGTCCAGGAGATCCAGCCGGGCGCGATGAACCTGATGACCGCCGGCCGCGGCATCGCGCATTCCGAACGCACGCCGGATCTGCAGCGGCAGAACGGCCAGCAGATGCTCGGCCTGCAGAGCTGGATCGCGCTGCCCGTCGAATCCGAAGAGATCGCGCCGAGCTTCCAGCATTATGCGGCGGGCGCGCTGCCGACCGTCAGCGACACCGGCTTCTCTGCCCGCGTGATCGCCGGCAAGGCGTTCGGAAAGGCCTCGCCGGTGACGATGGTCTCGCCATGGTTCTATGTCGAGGTGACCGCGCAGGCCGGCACGGTGGTGCCGCTCGATCCCGATCACGAGGAGCGGGCGATCTACATCGTCGACGGCGAGATCGAGATCGCCCGCGAGCGCCACGAGGGCCCGCGGCTTTTGATCTTCCGCCCGGGCGACGCGATCAGCGTCCGCACGATCAAGCCGACCCGGATGATGTTCCTCGGCGGCGATGCGCTGGAGGGGCCGCGCCACGTCTGGTGGAATTTCGTCTCCTCCAGCAAGGAGCGCATCGAGCAGGCCAAGCAGGACTGGAAAACCGGCCGCTTCGCCGCCGTTCCGCAGGAGCACGAGTTCATTCCGCTGCCGGAATAG